Below is a window of Bacillota bacterium DNA.
GGAACGTGCCTCCTGGAACGCGCACTGCTCGTGATGATCGAGCAGTCGGGGCTGGAGGTGGCCTTCGTGGATTCCTGCATCGGTCTTAGGTCTTTTGACTTTCGTGTCGAGATCGAGGCTGGCGCGGGCGACCCGTTCCGCGACCTGGCCCGGGCGTACCTGAGGAAGCCTCCGTGTCCGAGGATGTTTGCCGGCGACGCGAGGGCGCAGCGTCTCCGAGCTCTAGCCATTTCGCACAAGGTCCGCGGCATCGTGTACTTCGCGCCCAAGTTCTGTGATTATGCGTACTACGATTTCGCTGATATGAAAAGACGCGTTGGAGAGGGGGACGGCGTGCCCATGCTGCTCTTGGAGACTGAATACGGTTCGGCAGGATCAGGCCAGATCCTCACGCGCGTCACTGCGTTTAGGGAAATGCTGGAAGGCCGGCTGGAGCGAGGGTGAGGCGAATGGTTGGAGCACCGGCGTCGGGTCGGGCGCGAAACGGGGCGGCGGGCGGGTTCCGTGACGCTCGAGGCGGTGCGCGTGCGAGAGGCGCGGCGCGCCGACGTGTGCCGCAGCAGCCACGACGGGGATTCCTTCGTCCTGAGACCTTGTTGCGCAACAAGTGGGCGTACAGGGCGGCTTCCGCGGCCCTCCCGTTGCTCCGGGCCCGCGGTGCCAAGGACTACCAGATCGCGGCCATAGAGTGCATGCTTTCCGACTTTGCCGACGCGTATCTCGGCAGGAAGCCGTGTGTGTTCACGAGCGCCTTCGTGCCCACCGAGCTCGTATACGGCCTCGGTGGCGTGCCCTTCTTGCCGGAGGCGGCGTCAGGCCTCGCAGCGGCGTTTGGGCTCGGTGCCGCAAGCCTCTCGGCGTGCGAGGCGCTCTGGTACTCGCCGGACCTTTGCAGCTTTCACCGCGCGGGCGTAGGAGGGGCAGCGGCCGGGTTTCTGCCGCGTCCCTCGGCCGTGGTGGTCACAGCCCACCTGTGCGACGGGGGCAAGAAGTCGCTTGCCCATCTCAGTGCGCTGGCCGGTTGTCCGTTCTACATCATCGACGTCCCGTTCGCCTCGTCGAACCGCGGGGAAAGGTGGGTCGCCTCGCAAGTCGAGTTCGTGGCGGAGGACCTGGCCCGGCGCGTCCCGGGGCTTTCCGTGGATGGGCTGCCTCGTGCGCTCGTCGCATCCAATGAGGCTCTCACAGAGTACAGGGAGGTCTGTGCGCTCAGGAGAAACGTTCCGGCGCCGTGGCGCGGGTCGGAGGCGTTGAACTATGTCCTCTTGTTCCTGTGGTCGTGGGGGAGCCCATTACTGGCGCCCTTCTATCGAGCCCTTCGAACGCACCTCGCGCGGACCATCGACACGCAGGGCTTCCCCGTTCAGAGCGAGCGTCATAGACTCCTCTGGCTCAACCTTAGGCCGTATTACCGTACCAAGCTGTTCGAACACCTCGAGCGCGATAGAGCCTCCTCGGTGGCCTTCGAGGAGTATAGCTTCGCGTACTGGCCGGCTATGGATCCGCGCGATCCTTTCGTGAGCCTCGCGCGTAAGATGACGTCCAATTTCGGCTGGGGCCCGATTGAGCGTCGGCTCGAAGTCATCGAGAAGCTCGTGGACGAGTACTCCATCGACGGGGTCGTGCAGTTCGCGCAATGGGGCTGCAGACAGTCGAATGGTGGTGCAGCCATCATCGGCAGCGAGCTCCGGAAGAAGGGAGTTCCCTTCCTCAATTTAGACGGGGATGGGGTTGACGACGGGTCTGGAATCGAGGCGCAGTCCATCACCAGGTTGGGGGCTTTCATAGAACTGCTTGATGCGCGAAAGGTGGGTGAGAGATAGTGCTCGTGGCTGGAATAGATGTCGGCTCAACGACCACGAAAGCTGTCCTTCTGGACGGTCGCGCGATCGTTGGGGAACACGCGATGCCCACCGGCGTGGACCTCGCTCTTGCGGCCGAGCAGTGTCTCCACGCGGCGTGCAGCGCGGCCCGCGTGGCGCCGGAAGAGCTCGAGGCGCTCGTCGCGACCGGATACGGGAGGGACAGGGTGACCCGTGCTACAGCGAAGGTGACAGAGATAACCTGTCACGCCCGTGGCGCCCGTGCGCTCGTTCCGTGGGCTCGGGTCGTCGTGGACGTCGGGGGTCAGGACTCGAAGGTCATCCGGCTGGATGACGACGGCATGGTGGCCGACTTCGTCATGAACGACAAGTGTGCCGCGGGCACCGGAAGGTTTCTGGAGGTGATGGCCGCGAGGCTAGGCATTGCTCTCGATGAGTTCGGACCGAGGTGGCGGAGGGCGAAGGAAGCTGCGCGGATCTCGAGCACATGCACGGTGTTCGCTGAATCAGAGGTCATAAGCCTCCTATCCCATGGCGTCCGCCCCGAGCCCATAGTCAAAGGACTTTGCGACGCAGTGGCGGCGAGGCTCGCCGGCATGGTCCACCGCGTAGGCCTGGGCGGCGGGCTCGTGATGACGGGTGGGGTCAGCCGGAACGAGGGAGTCAGGAGGTCCCTGGAGGAAAGGCTTCATGCGACCGTCACGGTTCCGGACGAGTCCCAGTTTGCCGGGGCGTACGGTGCCGCGTTGATCGCTTTGGACCTCAGCGATGGGAGGGGCGGGGGGAAGGGAAAGCCCGATGCTCCCTGAGTCGAGGTGCGAAAACGCTCGCGATCATCGGGATGGGTTGCCGGTGATTGCACGAGGGGTGTCAAGATCCGGCCACTCGCCTGACGGGCCGGATCTTGGCGAAGGGAGCCCCGCTCGGGGACACCGCCGCGCTAGCTGGAACGTGGAACTTCAGATATTGGCCGCCCGTTCTATATAAGTGGTCTCCTCGCCACGCCCGTCTTGGACGTTGACGCACGCGGCGCCTTCGCCTATGACGGGCTTTTCGCCGGATTGTGGCGCATACAACGTGCTTGGAAGCAGAAAGGGGGAACGCGTTGCCGTGATCGAAGTGAAGAACCTCACCAAGATGTACGGCAGGGCAAGGGGCATCGAGGATCTGACGTTCTCGGTGGAGCAGGGCGAGATCCTCGGATTCCTCGGGCCGAACGGCGCCGGAAAGACCACGACCATGCGGATCATAACAGGGTACTTGGCGGCGACGTCCGGCACGGTCAGGGTCGCGGGGCGCGACGTGTTCGAGGATGCGATGGAGACGAGGAGAAGGATCGGGTATCTCCCTGAGAACCCGCCGCTTTACCGCGAGATGACGGTCAAGAGCTACCTGCAGTTCGTGTGTGAGATCAAGGGCATTCCGAAATCCCAGCGGGCCGCGCAGGTTGTCAGGGCCGTGGAAGCGTGCGGCCTGGGACCGGTGTACGGTCGCGTCATTCAGAACGTCTCGCGCGGGTTCAAGCAAAGGGTCGGCCTCGCCCAGGCGCTCCTCGGAGACCCCGATGTCCTCATACTGGACGAGCCCACGGTGGGGCTGGACCCTAGGCAAATCATAGAGATCCGGCAGCTCATCCGCAGCCTCGGGGGGAAGCACACCGTGATACTGAGCTCACACATCCTCCCCGAGGTGAGCATGGTGTGCGGCCGAGTTGTGATCATCAACAACGGACGCCTGGTCGCCATCGACACGCCAGAGGGCCTTGCCCGCAGGCTGCGTGGCTCGCAGTGCCTCGCGGTGCGCGTGCGCGGGCCGCGAGACGCGGTCGCGTCCGAGGTGGGGGCGCTCGCGGGCGTGCGGTCGGTCTCGGTGGACGATTCCGAGCCGCAGAGAGATGCCGGTGGAACGCACAGGCGCGACGGAGAGGTGCTGCTGTCGGTGGAAACTGAGCTCTCGGCGGACGTCCGCGAGGCCCTGTTCTTTAAGATGGCGGAGCGCGGATGGCCGATCCTGGAAATGAGATTCGTGGACCTAAGCCTGGAGGACGTGTTCCTCAGGTTGACCACCGAAGAGAAACTGGAGGACTCGGCGGAGGTGGCGGCAGGTGCTTAAAACGTGGTCTATCTTCAAACGCGAGGTAGCAGCGTACTTTCTGTCCCCCATGGCGTACGTCATGGGAGCGGTGTTCCTGGTGCTCTCCGGCTATTTCTTCTCGATCCTACTCTTCGCCACGAGGACCGCGACCATGGAGGGCACGTTCGGGAACATGGCGGTCACGTTCATCTTTGTGGCACCCGTTCTCACTATGCGCCTCCTGGCTGAGGAGAAGAAACTCGGCACCGACGAGCTTCTCTTGACTTCCCCTGTGACCATCACGTCTATCGTGGTCGGGAAATACCTCGCGAGCGTCTTCACATACCTTGTGTTCCTTGCGGCGACCCTCGTTTATCCAGCCATCCTCCGGCATTATGGCAGCCCTGATATGGGCCCGATTTACTCTGGATACCTAGGCATGTTTCTTTTCGGGGCGGCATGCCTTGCGGCCGGCACCTTCGCTTCCGCGCTGACAGAGAACCAGATGGTTGCCGGGGTGGTCGGGTTCGGCATCCTTCTGCTTTTCTGGATCCTGGGTTGGGTCAGCGCGGCGGTGACGGGCCCTGTCGGAGACGCCATATCGGCGCTCTCCATATTGAACCACTTCGACGACTTCCAGAAAGGGATAATAGACCTGTCGCACACCGTGTACTACCTCAGCTTCGCGTTCACGTTCCTCTTTCTCGCCGTACGCACCATTGACTCGAGGAGGTGGAGCGCATGAGATTGGCGATCCCTCGCGCGTGCCCGGTGCGCAGGCTCCTGCTGAGCCGCAAGGTGCGCTACGGATCCAACGCCGTGGTGCTCACATGCGCCGTGGTTGCTATAGTCCTCATGGTGAACTTCGTCGTCGGCCGGCATCCCGCCAAGGTCGACCTCACCCAAAACAAGATGTACACCCTCTCGGAGGAAACGCGTCAGATCCTTCGGAAGATCGACAAAGACATCAAGATAACCGCGTTCTTTCCCGAAGGTGACTCCGTGGGAGGCATGGTGAAGGATCTCCTCAAGGAGTACACTCGGCTGTGTCCGAAGATTTCGGTGTCTTTCGTGGACCCGGACAAGAACCCGTCCCTTGCAAAACAGTACGAGATAACCGCGTACGGCACGTCAGTGGTGGAGTCGGGATCGAAGTCGCGCAAGGTCATGCAGTATGACCTCGTGGATTACGGCGACGGTTCCCAAGCCCCAGGGTTTGCCGGGGAGCAAGCGTTCACGAGGGCCATAATCGGCGTGACCCAGGAGGAAGAGAAGTCCGTGTACTTCCTGGTCGGCCACGACGAGCGTGACCTCGTGCAGGACTACTGGCAAGCGCGATCATTCCTTGAGGGCGAGGGGTATACCACGAAGACGCTCAACCTCGCGACCGAAGGAAAAGTTCCCCAGGATGCCGCTCTACTAGTGATAGCAGGCCCGCAGAAAGACTTCGCGGACAAGGAAGTGGCGGCCATCCAGGATTACGTGAGCCACGGCGGCAGCGTGATGGTGCTGGCTGAGCCCTTGCGCGAGAAGGGGCAACTCAAGAATATCAAGGCGATGGTCGCCAGGTGGGGCGTGGGCATGAATGATGACGTGGTGATCGATCCTGCGAGTCATTACTTCCTCGACGCAGGCAGCCCCATTCCGGAAGTGGAGTATCATGACATCACCACGAAACTAGTCACAGAGAAACTCGGGTGCGTGTTGCCGAGAAGCCGGAGCCTGTACGAGATCACGGACAAGAGGGACCCGGGCGTCTCGGTGACGGCGCTTCTCAAGACGTCCGGTGAGTCGTGGGGAGAGACGGACCTCGCGGCCAAGCAGGTATCGTTCAACCAGAAAACGGACATCAAAGGGCCACTTGTTCTCGCATACGCAGTCGAGCGTGCGCTGGAGCCCAGCTCTGAGGCGAAGAATCAAAGCGGGAAGGAGGCCGGGGCCGAAGGCCAGGCAAGCGATGGAACCGGGACGCCCAGCGTGACGAACGCTTCCGGCACGGGCGGCCCAGCCGGCAAGGCGAGGATGCTCGTGGTTGGAAACGCGAGCTTCCTCGATAACGACGTTGTGACGTTCCAAGGCAACATAGACTTCTTCATGAATTCCGTGGGCTGGCTCGTGGGCAAGGAGGAGTCAATCACCATCAGGGCCAAGTCCCCGAGTTACAGCCAGGTGTACCTCACGGGCCAGCAGGCGAGCCTCGTGTTCTATAGCACGGTGGTCGGGCTCCCGCTGCTCTTCGTGTTGGTGGGCGGCGGTATCTGGCTGAGGAGGCGCAACCTATGAGGAAGTTCGCGAGCACTCTCGTCGCCCTTGCAGTGTTGGTGGTGCTTGGCGCGTACGTCCTCTTCGTTGAAGGCGTGAAGCCGCCGGACAAGAACGCAGGCAACACCCTCGTGAACGTGCCGGCCGGAGACGTCAGCCGCGTTGCCGTGGAGCAGGCTTCTGGCCGGGTCGAGGTGGAGAGGACGACCGACAGCGCAGGCAAGGACAAATGGAAGATCACTTTCCCGAAGGCGGTCGCAGCGAGCGACACCGCGGTCAATGCCCTCGTTAAGGCAGCTAGTAAACTTGTGGGCGAGAAGAAAGTTGCGGAGAAAGTTGATGCCAACGGGCTCGAGGCTTTCGGGCTCGCATCGCCCTGGCTCAAGATGACTCTTCACACCAAGGAAGGAGAGAAGGCCGTCCTCGTGGGCGCCGAGACGCCCGTCGGGGGTGCGCGATACGCAAAGCTTGCCGACTCTGACACGGTGTACACGCTCTCGTCTGACACCGTGTCGGCTCTAGCCAAGGGCCTGGATGACCTCCGCGAACGCGAGATATTCGCGGTATCGACTGACTCGATAACCGCCCTCCGCCTCGTAAAGCCGGGCGCGACCGGGATAAAGCTTGAAAAGAACAAGGGCGGCGCGGCTGGCGAGGATGAATGGCGGATCGCTGAGCCGTTCAGCGATGAGGCAGATAGATGGAAGGTAAGCGATCTCATATGGGATCTCACCGGCCTTACGGTGAGCGAGTTCGTTGACGACGAAGGCAAGGACCTCGCGAGGTGGGGGCTCGACCGTCCGAGGCTCCGAGTGCAGGCTGATACCTCCGAGCGGCCTTCGACCTTCGAGCTTGTCGTGGGTTCCGAGGCGCCGGACGGCAAGGGCTTCTATGTGCGCACGTCGGACTCACCCTCGGTTTACCTGGTCAACCCCGCTACGTTCTCGCCGCTGGAGACCACGGCCGTTGACCTCGTGAACAAGAACCTCTTGTCGTGGAACGACGACGACCTTCTCCGCGTCACACTCACTGAGCAAGGGCGGTCCGTGGGCCTTCTGAAGGACGGCAAAGAGTGGCGGACGGCGCCTGCTAGCCTGACCACCGGGATGGCGGCACAGGCCCTGCCCGCACCTCCCGCGTCCGCCCCGCAGGCGCCCAAGGTCGTCAAGGAGGGCGAGAGCTGGCAAGTGAAGGCGTCCGAGAAGAGGTACTCGTCCGACGATATGTCGGGGCTCTGGTCGGCGGTGCGTGATGTGACCGTGGACAATGTGGTTGAGCACGCCGCCGCCGGGGCCGATGACGCGCGTTACGGCCTCGACAGGCCTCGCGCGAAGGTTGAGCTCGACCTCGGCGATGGGAAGGTACTCGAGCTCAAGATAGGAGCGAGAGCCTCTGGGGGAGGGTACTACGCCTCGGTGACGGGAAGACGCCTGGTGTACGTCGTCCAAGACGCGAAGGTGCAGGCGCTCGAAACGGCCATCGAGAAGTTCCTGTGAACCTGGGGCGAACACGCCCCAGCCACGGTGAGGCTCGAACGTCGATCGTCGATGTCGCCGGTTTGAACTCGTTCATCGCCTGTGCGTGCAGATCATAGGCCCGAGATCATGGGCCCGCTGCCTCTCTGCGCAGCGGGCCCAACTTCTTAGCCCCTATGGAGGAATTCCCACGTCAGATGGTGAAGGAACAATGGCGGTTTACCGGGGCCAAAGCAGGTGGGCAGAGACTGTCCCAGCTCTTCCGACTATCTGAGCCCGTGTTGCACCCGCGGGCGGTGTCCGAAACGGGGCAGGCCTTGCCAAAACCCGTCCTATAAGCCAAGCGGCTGGGCTCTGACAGCCGTCGCGCGATAACTGGCGACCAGGCAACCGTCGGAAATGCTGCGATGACTCGCGGCCCCTCACATAGGCTCATAGGCTTGTCACGGTCCGTCGGGCGATCGGGAGGTCATAGCATGAGGCCCAAAGAACCAAAGGTGGGTGTTCTCGCACGCGCTCGCTCTCTCCTGGGGCTGCACCCCGTGACCCGTCTGAGGCGAGCAGGCCGTGGGAGCCGCGGGCTCGTGAGGTGTACCCTGGTCGTCCTGGCGCTCACGGTTCTCGCTGTCGAGGTTCCGTCGTTGCAGGCGCGTGCCGCCGGTATAGCGGGCGGGCCTGCGCGGCTTCGAGTTCATTTCATAGACGTCGGCCAGGGAGACGCCGTGCTCGTAGAGGCGCCTTCCGGCAAGACAATGCTCATAGACGGCGGACCTCCCGAATCCTCCGATCGGCTTGTGGAGTACCTCAAGGTCCACGGCGTTTCCAAGCTTGACGTTGTGGTATCGACGCACCCGCACGCGGACCACATCGGAGGGCTCATCGAGGTGCTGCGCGAATTCAAGGTCGGCCTCGTGGTGGACTCGGGAAAGGTTCATACGACAGCCACATACGAGCGTTTCCTCTCGCTCATCGATGAGAAGGGCATCGACTTCCGCCTCGGAAGAGCGGGTGGGGACATCGATTTGGGGCCGGGCGTAGAGGCGCGGATCCTGAGCCCGGTTGAGCCGCTTCCCGAGAACATCAATGATTGCTCCGTGGTGATCAGGCTTCGGTATGGCACGACTAGCTTCCTTTTCACGGGCGACGCGGAGAGGGATGCGGAGGACGCCATGCTCCGGCGCGGGGTCGAGCTCGGCGCAACCGTTCTCAAGGTTGCGCATCACGGAAGCAGCACTTCGTCGAAGCCTTGGTTTCTCGAAGAGGTGAAGCCTGCTGTCGCGGTGATACTGGTCGGAGCCGGCAATCCGTTCGGCCATCCTCATCGGGTGACCCTGATGAACCTAGCGGAGCACACGGACGAGATTTACCGGACCGACACGCACGGCGACGTGCTGGTGGTCACGGATGGGACCACGTTCCAGGTGAGCACCGCGCGCTAGACTGCGGCGGCGAGGAGGAGTTCTGGTTTACTTGCGAAACATATATTACGATGCGCGAGGAAGGAAGGTGGCCGAATGCTAGACCTGCTGAAGTCCGCCATGATGGGTGCGCCAGGGTACACGGAGATCCGATATCACCGGCGTGTCCAAACCGCCATAGACGCCCGCAACGGCACGCTCAAGCGTGTGGAGCGACGTACCCTCGCTGGGGCTGGAGTCCGATGCCTGGTGGATGGGTGCTGGGGTTTCGTATCGACTACCGATGTGACTTTGGAGGGCCTGCGAAAGGCCGTTATCGAGGCATCGGACGCTGCGAGAGCCGGCGCCCGGCTCCGGCGCGACAAGGCCCGGCTTGCCCCGGCTCGCCTTGGCAAGGGCGAGTTCGTATATCAGGCTTGCGTCGATGAGCCAGGCATCGCCGAGAAGATCCAGGTTGTTCTGAAAGCGGAGCAACGAATGCGGGAGGCATCGCCCCTTGTCGTGGGGAGCATCGTGGTCTATACGGAGTACGCCGACGAGAAGTTCATTGTCACCTCAGATGGCGCAGAGGCGCACATTGTGGACCGCAAGCCAAGCTTCCACGTGTTCGCGACTGTGGGGCGGGGAGACGAGCGCGAAACCGGTGCCAAGGCATGGGGGGTCACGGGCGGGTGGAATGACCTCATGAAGAAACGCGATCTTGACAAGATGGTCGACGAGGCCGTGGCACTTGCCGTGAGGAAGCTGGACGCAGGCTACGCCAAGGGCGGCCAATACACTGTGATACTCGATCCTCAGCTCGTTGGAGTGCTGTCCCACGAAGCCATTGGCCACACAGTGGAGGCTGATTTCGTGCAAAGCGGATCCGTGGTTAAGGGCAAGATCGGCGAGAAAGTCGCGTCCGACCTCGTGACCCTGGTTGATGACGGAACGATGCCCGGCGCTGCCGGGATGGTCCTTGTGGATGACGAAGGCGTGCTGGCGGAACGCACCGTGATCATCGAGAGAGGCGTCCTCCGAAACTACCTGCACAGTCGGGAGTCTGCGGCGGCCTTCGACACCGTGCCGCGGGGCAACGCACGCGCGTTCACGTACAGGGACGAGCCCATCATCCGCATGACCAACACGTTCATCCTTCCGGGTGACTCGAGGCTCGAGGACATGATCGCAGGGGTCGAACACGGGTTTTTCCTCAGAGAGATGGGCCAGGGGGGCCAGGCGGATTCGACGGCTGAATTCATGTTCGGGGTCTCTGAGGCATACAGGATCGAGCACGGGCGGATCGGGGAGCTGGTAAAGGGGATCACCATTTCGGGCCAGGCCTTCGACGTGCTCAAGAGCGTCGACGCTGTGTCGAGCGACTTCGAGCTCGATCTAGGCAGCGGGCATTGCGGGAAGTGGCAGCCCGCCAAGGTCGATGCGGGCGGACCGTATCTACGGTGCCGGGTTACCATTGGAGGGCGGCACGAATGAGCGGGGAGGGACGCGTCATGAAAGGCCTTGAGATTTCTGAGGAACTGGTGCGGCGCGCGAAAGCCATGGGAGCAGACGAGGCCGAGGTTTACTACCTCAAGGCCCGCAAGCTCGAGGCGGTGTTCGAAAAGAACGATCTTCAGGTCCCGAAGGGCGATAGCTATGAGGGAGTCGGTATACGCGTCATCCGCCGCTCAAGGCAGGGCTTTGCAGCCACCAACGTGCTTTGTGGCGAGACGCTGGATGACACACTCGCAGCCGCGCTCGCCATCGCGGAAGCGTCGCCCGTTGACCCCAACCACGTGTTGCCGGACCCTGCGGAGGCCAGGCCGGTGCCCGGGATTTACGACGAGGCTTCGGAACGCCTTGTCCTCGAGGACGTGCTCGATCTGGGGCGCAGGTTCGTCGAGGCCGCCAGGGCATACGACAGTCGCGTCACCATTGACTCCACCAGCTTCGCGGCGCACATCAGTGAGCGGGCCATCGCGAACTCGAAAGGCGTGCGCCTTTCGGAGAGGGCAAGCAGCTTCGTGTGCGTAGGTATGGCGTTTGCCCGCGACGGCGATGACATCTCGTCGTTCGACGCCGAGTATTCGGGGTCCTGCGCGCTCGCAGGAATCGATCCCGAGGCTTGCGGTCGCCGCCTTGCCGATAAGGTGGTGAAGGCTCTCGGGGCGACTACCATCCCGAGCTTCAAGGGGAGCGTGATAGTTACGCCCTACGCGGGCGATGAGCTCATAGTTCAGCCCATAGCGTTCTCGTCGAGCGCCGAGAATGTGCAGAACGGAAGGTCTAAATGGGCCGGTAAGCTTGGGTCGACGGTGACCTCTCCGCTTCTCAGCGTGACAGACGACCCGCGGATCCCCGCGGCGCTCGGTTCCGCGTCGTTCGATCGCGAAGGCGTGCCACCTGAGCCGATAGAGCTTCTGAAGGACGGAGTGCTCGGGCACTATCTTTACAATTGCTATACTGCGCGCAAGGACGGTGTGCGCTCCAACGGGCGCGCCACCGGAACCGATCAGACGACGCCTGGGATAGGGTCCACGAACTTCGTGGTCGCACCGGGCCAGACTTCCCTCGATGAGATGATCCGGGCCATCCCGAAGGGCCTCATAGTGAACAGGTTCTCGGGCAACCTTGACCCCGTGAGCGGCGATTTCTCCGGCGTGGTCAAGGGCGGCCATTACATTGAAAACGGGGAGATCGCAAAGCCGGTAAAGGAGGTTATGATTGCGGGAAACATCTACGAACTCTTCGCACACATAGTAGCCGTATCAAGAGAAGTGGTAACCATCGGCGAAATGAGGCTGCCCTATATACAGCTCGAGGGCGTGTCCGTCACGGGCAAGTGAACGCGACTGCCCTTCCCAGAGCGCGGGCGGCGGCGAGTGATGACGCGCCACGATGGCACCGCCATATTGGGACGAATCGGAGGGAGTTGCATGGGTTGTAACGGATTACGCGAGGTTAACGTGGCTGACGTGCGAGCCGCCATCAAGAAACTCTGTGTGAGCGCCAACTGCAACGTGCCGCGCGAGACAATAGCCGCACTCGAGCGTGCTTTGGAGAATGAGGAGTCTCCGGTGGGAAGGGAGATCCTCAAGCAGATCCTCGAGAATCACCGAATCGCACGGGATGAAGGGGTCCCCGCGTGCCAAGACACGGGGGTGGCGATGGTCTTCGTCGAAGTGGGTCAGGATGTGCATTTCGTTGGAGGCGACCTTTACGCCGCCATCAACGATGGTGTGAGGCAGGGCTACACCGAAGGATACCTCCGCAAGTCCATCGTAAACGACCCACTCTTCAGGAGGGTGAACACGGGGGACAACACGCCCGCCGTAGTCTACGTTGATATCGTTCCAGGCACGCAGGTCAAGATAACGGTCGCGCCTAAAGGCGGGGGCGCGGAGAACATGAGCGGTGTCGCCATGTTGACTCCCGCGGCAGGCGTTGAGGGTGTGAAGCGGTTCGTTGTTGAACGCGTTGAGAAGGCAG
It encodes the following:
- a CDS encoding 2-hydroxyglutaryl-CoA dehydratase, producing MLVAGIDVGSTTTKAVLLDGRAIVGEHAMPTGVDLALAAEQCLHAACSAARVAPEELEALVATGYGRDRVTRATAKVTEITCHARGARALVPWARVVVDVGGQDSKVIRLDDDGMVADFVMNDKCAAGTGRFLEVMAARLGIALDEFGPRWRRAKEAARISSTCTVFAESEVISLLSHGVRPEPIVKGLCDAVAARLAGMVHRVGLGGGLVMTGGVSRNEGVRRSLEERLHATVTVPDESQFAGAYGAALIALDLSDGRGGGKGKPDAP
- a CDS encoding MBL fold metallo-hydrolase, which produces MRPKEPKVGVLARARSLLGLHPVTRLRRAGRGSRGLVRCTLVVLALTVLAVEVPSLQARAAGIAGGPARLRVHFIDVGQGDAVLVEAPSGKTMLIDGGPPESSDRLVEYLKVHGVSKLDVVVSTHPHADHIGGLIEVLREFKVGLVVDSGKVHTTATYERFLSLIDEKGIDFRLGRAGGDIDLGPGVEARILSPVEPLPENINDCSVVIRLRYGTTSFLFTGDAERDAEDAMLRRGVELGATVLKVAHHGSSTSSKPWFLEEVKPAVAVILVGAGNPFGHPHRVTLMNLAEHTDEIYRTDTHGDVLVVTDGTTFQVSTAR
- a CDS encoding 2-hydroxyacyl-CoA dehydratase, whose amino-acid sequence is MVGAPASGRARNGAAGGFRDARGGARARGAARRRVPQQPRRGFLRPETLLRNKWAYRAASAALPLLRARGAKDYQIAAIECMLSDFADAYLGRKPCVFTSAFVPTELVYGLGGVPFLPEAASGLAAAFGLGAASLSACEALWYSPDLCSFHRAGVGGAAAGFLPRPSAVVVTAHLCDGGKKSLAHLSALAGCPFYIIDVPFASSNRGERWVASQVEFVAEDLARRVPGLSVDGLPRALVASNEALTEYREVCALRRNVPAPWRGSEALNYVLLFLWSWGSPLLAPFYRALRTHLARTIDTQGFPVQSERHRLLWLNLRPYYRTKLFEHLERDRASSVAFEEYSFAYWPAMDPRDPFVSLARKMTSNFGWGPIERRLEVIEKLVDEYSIDGVVQFAQWGCRQSNGGAAIIGSELRKKGVPFLNLDGDGVDDGSGIEAQSITRLGAFIELLDARKVGER
- a CDS encoding DUF4340 domain-containing protein codes for the protein MRKFASTLVALAVLVVLGAYVLFVEGVKPPDKNAGNTLVNVPAGDVSRVAVEQASGRVEVERTTDSAGKDKWKITFPKAVAASDTAVNALVKAASKLVGEKKVAEKVDANGLEAFGLASPWLKMTLHTKEGEKAVLVGAETPVGGARYAKLADSDTVYTLSSDTVSALAKGLDDLREREIFAVSTDSITALRLVKPGATGIKLEKNKGGAAGEDEWRIAEPFSDEADRWKVSDLIWDLTGLTVSEFVDDEGKDLARWGLDRPRLRVQADTSERPSTFELVVGSEAPDGKGFYVRTSDSPSVYLVNPATFSPLETTAVDLVNKNLLSWNDDDLLRVTLTEQGRSVGLLKDGKEWRTAPASLTTGMAAQALPAPPASAPQAPKVVKEGESWQVKASEKRYSSDDMSGLWSAVRDVTVDNVVEHAAAGADDARYGLDRPRAKVELDLGDGKVLELKIGARASGGGYYASVTGRRLVYVVQDAKVQALETAIEKFL
- a CDS encoding ATP-binding cassette domain-containing protein: MIEVKNLTKMYGRARGIEDLTFSVEQGEILGFLGPNGAGKTTTMRIITGYLAATSGTVRVAGRDVFEDAMETRRRIGYLPENPPLYREMTVKSYLQFVCEIKGIPKSQRAAQVVRAVEACGLGPVYGRVIQNVSRGFKQRVGLAQALLGDPDVLILDEPTVGLDPRQIIEIRQLIRSLGGKHTVILSSHILPEVSMVCGRVVIINNGRLVAIDTPEGLARRLRGSQCLAVRVRGPRDAVASEVGALAGVRSVSVDDSEPQRDAGGTHRRDGEVLLSVETELSADVREALFFKMAERGWPILEMRFVDLSLEDVFLRLTTEEKLEDSAEVAAGA
- a CDS encoding GldG family protein → MRLAIPRACPVRRLLLSRKVRYGSNAVVLTCAVVAIVLMVNFVVGRHPAKVDLTQNKMYTLSEETRQILRKIDKDIKITAFFPEGDSVGGMVKDLLKEYTRLCPKISVSFVDPDKNPSLAKQYEITAYGTSVVESGSKSRKVMQYDLVDYGDGSQAPGFAGEQAFTRAIIGVTQEEEKSVYFLVGHDERDLVQDYWQARSFLEGEGYTTKTLNLATEGKVPQDAALLVIAGPQKDFADKEVAAIQDYVSHGGSVMVLAEPLREKGQLKNIKAMVARWGVGMNDDVVIDPASHYFLDAGSPIPEVEYHDITTKLVTEKLGCVLPRSRSLYEITDKRDPGVSVTALLKTSGESWGETDLAAKQVSFNQKTDIKGPLVLAYAVERALEPSSEAKNQSGKEAGAEGQASDGTGTPSVTNASGTGGPAGKARMLVVGNASFLDNDVVTFQGNIDFFMNSVGWLVGKEESITIRAKSPSYSQVYLTGQQASLVFYSTVVGLPLLFVLVGGGIWLRRRNL
- a CDS encoding ABC transporter permease, which gives rise to MLKTWSIFKREVAAYFLSPMAYVMGAVFLVLSGYFFSILLFATRTATMEGTFGNMAVTFIFVAPVLTMRLLAEEKKLGTDELLLTSPVTITSIVVGKYLASVFTYLVFLAATLVYPAILRHYGSPDMGPIYSGYLGMFLFGAACLAAGTFASALTENQMVAGVVGFGILLLFWILGWVSAAVTGPVGDAISALSILNHFDDFQKGIIDLSHTVYYLSFAFTFLFLAVRTIDSRRWSA
- a CDS encoding TldD/PmbA family protein, translating into MLDLLKSAMMGAPGYTEIRYHRRVQTAIDARNGTLKRVERRTLAGAGVRCLVDGCWGFVSTTDVTLEGLRKAVIEASDAARAGARLRRDKARLAPARLGKGEFVYQACVDEPGIAEKIQVVLKAEQRMREASPLVVGSIVVYTEYADEKFIVTSDGAEAHIVDRKPSFHVFATVGRGDERETGAKAWGVTGGWNDLMKKRDLDKMVDEAVALAVRKLDAGYAKGGQYTVILDPQLVGVLSHEAIGHTVEADFVQSGSVVKGKIGEKVASDLVTLVDDGTMPGAAGMVLVDDEGVLAERTVIIERGVLRNYLHSRESAAAFDTVPRGNARAFTYRDEPIIRMTNTFILPGDSRLEDMIAGVEHGFFLREMGQGGQADSTAEFMFGVSEAYRIEHGRIGELVKGITISGQAFDVLKSVDAVSSDFELDLGSGHCGKWQPAKVDAGGPYLRCRVTIGGRHE